In Selenomonas dianae, a genomic segment contains:
- the clpX gene encoding ATP-dependent Clp protease ATP-binding subunit ClpX: protein MSKNPVKHQCSFCKRIIDVHDQYDMPIYDPNTGFAICKDCVREINRFLDEHDASVTSEERTSFRLQLDDVLQKTRPHLIKDYLDTYIIKQDHAKKILSVAVYNHYKRMKYGYENTGEGTEIEKSNVIMLGPSGCGKTALLSHLSKLLDVPFAVTDASSLTEAGFVGADVEVAVRNLYYAADKDVEKAEHGIIYLDEFDKIARKSGANNSITADPGHEGVQQALLKMLEGSVVEFTARGQRKHPEAPTIKVDTKNILFIVGGAFVGIEKTIAKRLRKGNVAMGFGAEVRGKEVEKEFDTLIHQVTPEDLMEYGIIPEIIGRLPVICTLETLDEDALLRILTEPINAPVRQYEKLLAMDGVELVFTEDALRAVAKKAIERKTGARSLKGIIEEVMLDVMFDIPRESAPRRVTVTKECITEGAAPIIENAAAG from the coding sequence ATGTCAAAGAATCCCGTGAAGCATCAGTGCAGCTTCTGCAAGCGCATTATTGATGTTCACGACCAATACGATATGCCAATCTACGATCCGAATACGGGGTTTGCGATCTGCAAGGACTGCGTACGTGAGATCAACCGCTTCCTCGATGAGCATGACGCGTCCGTCACCTCGGAGGAACGTACATCGTTCCGCCTGCAACTGGACGATGTGCTGCAAAAGACGCGCCCGCATCTCATCAAGGACTATTTGGACACCTACATTATCAAGCAGGATCACGCGAAAAAGATTCTTTCGGTCGCGGTCTACAATCACTACAAGCGCATGAAGTACGGCTATGAGAATACGGGCGAAGGCACGGAGATCGAGAAGTCGAATGTCATCATGCTCGGCCCGTCGGGCTGCGGCAAGACGGCACTGCTCTCCCATCTCTCGAAGCTGCTCGACGTGCCGTTCGCCGTAACGGACGCATCGAGCCTCACGGAGGCGGGCTTCGTCGGCGCGGATGTAGAGGTCGCTGTGCGCAATCTCTACTATGCGGCGGACAAGGACGTGGAGAAGGCGGAGCACGGCATCATCTATCTCGACGAGTTCGACAAGATCGCGCGCAAGTCGGGCGCGAACAACTCCATCACCGCCGATCCCGGGCACGAAGGCGTCCAGCAGGCGCTTCTCAAGATGCTTGAGGGCAGCGTGGTGGAGTTCACGGCACGCGGACAGCGCAAGCACCCCGAGGCGCCGACGATCAAGGTGGACACAAAGAACATTCTCTTTATCGTGGGCGGCGCGTTCGTCGGCATCGAAAAGACGATTGCAAAGCGTCTCCGCAAGGGCAACGTCGCGATGGGTTTTGGCGCGGAGGTGCGCGGCAAAGAGGTGGAAAAGGAGTTTGACACGCTGATCCACCAGGTAACGCCCGAGGATCTGATGGAGTACGGCATCATCCCCGAGATCATCGGACGCCTGCCCGTGATCTGCACGCTCGAAACGCTCGACGAGGACGCACTGCTGCGCATCCTCACGGAGCCGATCAACGCACCCGTGCGCCAGTATGAGAAGCTGCTTGCGATGGACGGCGTGGAGCTCGTCTTTACGGAGGACGCGCTGCGTGCGGTCGCAAAGAAGGCAATCGAGCGCAAGACCGGTGCACGCAGTCTGAAGGGCATCATCGAGGAGGTCATGCTCGACGTGATGTTCGACATCCCGCGCGAGAGTGCGCCGCGCCGCGTCACCGTGACGAAGGAATGCATCACCGAGGGAGCCGCGCCGATCATCGAGAATGCGGCGGCGGGGTGA
- a CDS encoding secretion protein HlyD, with amino-acid sequence MFCPIEEANRTHSKGYVEDLPTKSGQKRCAKMAWLNLSVLP; translated from the coding sequence ATTTTCTGTCCGATTGAGGAGGCAAACCGGACGCATAGCAAGGGCTATGTGGAGGATTTGCCGACAAAAAGCGGGCAAAAAAGATGCGCTAAGATGGCGTGGCTGAATTTATCAGTGCTTCCTTAA
- a CDS encoding nucleoside/nucleotide kinase family protein: MNEKRWQTYDMTVNGLPQRIRYNADTVEGLFLPLLRRLTEMQRAAARRILVLLAAPPATGKSTLLLFLTQLAQEHEEFMRVQALGMDGFHHPNRYLESHSILRDGLEMPLKSIKGAPETFDVAHLAAKLAAAKEGATPFPVYDRRIHDVVPDALIADAPILLVEGNWLLLDEEPWHDLRPLADYTLRIDVPPALLRDRLIARKVQGGLSEAEASAFYEKSDAPNVLLFAAHVGSADEIWRMEEDGDFVRG; the protein is encoded by the coding sequence GTGAATGAAAAGCGATGGCAAACCTATGATATGACGGTGAACGGTCTGCCGCAGAGGATCCGCTACAACGCGGATACGGTGGAGGGCCTGTTTCTGCCGCTGCTGCGCCGTCTCACGGAGATGCAGCGTGCGGCGGCGCGGCGCATTCTCGTCTTACTCGCCGCACCGCCCGCCACGGGGAAATCCACACTCCTCCTCTTCCTCACACAGCTGGCGCAGGAACACGAGGAATTCATGCGCGTTCAGGCACTCGGTATGGACGGGTTTCACCATCCGAACCGTTATCTGGAGTCGCATAGCATCCTGCGCGACGGTCTGGAGATGCCGCTGAAATCCATCAAGGGTGCGCCCGAGACCTTCGACGTGGCGCATCTTGCGGCGAAACTCGCGGCGGCAAAGGAGGGGGCAACCCCGTTTCCCGTTTATGACCGCCGCATACACGACGTCGTCCCAGATGCGCTCATCGCAGACGCGCCCATCCTCCTCGTCGAGGGAAACTGGTTGCTGCTTGATGAGGAGCCGTGGCACGATCTCCGTCCCCTCGCCGACTATACCCTCCGCATCGACGTGCCGCCCGCACTCCTGCGTGACCGCCTGATCGCCCGCAAGGTGCAGGGCGGACTCTCCGAGGCGGAGGCGAGCGCGTTCTACGAGAAAAGCGATGCCCCGAACGTCCTGCTCTTCGCCGCGCACGTAGGCTCGGCGGATGAGATCTGGCGCATGGAGGAGGACGGTGACTTCGTGCGCGGATAA
- a CDS encoding anaerobic ribonucleoside triphosphate reductase, with the protein MTVTTVTKRAGHAVPYDRAKIRNAIAAASKEYVHPMTGIEIDAVTNAVEEAFGDRTEISVEEIQDLVEKQLLVHGFHDIARRYITYRQRHAQRRLAQKHLMASYRDIFFADAVDSDLKRDNANINTDASMGIMLKLGAEGAKHFVDNYVLDERYAAADRENFIHIHDKDFSLITFNCCQIDLLKLFRGGFSTGHGFLREPNSIRAYASLACIAIQSNQNDMFGGQSINAFDYAMADGVKKSFRKAVVEEAWKALLYRLGRGHFTHDAFKKALREELDFAVCIYAEKQDDERAEKARAELLRALHAVYSAAFETPVAQEMEADARTVYQLACESVEEETHQAMEALIHNFNTLHSRAGAQVPFSSINYGMDTSPEGRLVVREVLNAIWSGLGNGETAIFPISVFQLKAGVNYNPEDPNYDLFIEACRVSARRLFPNFVNLDAPYNLQYYKPGDYNSYVATMGCRTRVMSNVNGPEQSGSRGNFSFTTINLPKLALEAKGDLDKFWELYDHYIDLCHDYLLDRSKIIEEKHVYNYPFLMGQGVWLDSEKMSPVDSIRDLLKHASYSIGFCGLAECLVALTGKHHGESAAAQELGLKIVGHMRERTDAYTEAEHRNWSTFGTPAESTAGQFQRANKKAYGIVPGVTDRSYMTNSSHVPVYYDISAYDKICIEAPYHALENAGHIAYIEMDGDPSKNVKAFEKVVRAMHDANMGYFSINHPVDRDPVCGYTGLIENECPHCHRKETSFGTMTVPRMRD; encoded by the coding sequence ATGACAGTGACGACCGTAACGAAGCGTGCAGGACACGCCGTCCCCTATGACCGTGCGAAGATTCGCAATGCGATCGCGGCGGCGAGCAAGGAGTACGTTCACCCGATGACGGGCATCGAGATCGACGCGGTGACAAACGCCGTAGAGGAGGCGTTCGGCGACCGCACGGAGATCAGCGTCGAGGAGATCCAAGATCTCGTCGAAAAGCAGCTGCTTGTGCACGGCTTCCACGACATCGCCCGCCGCTACATCACCTACCGCCAGCGGCACGCGCAGCGCCGCCTTGCACAGAAACACCTCATGGCGAGCTACCGCGACATCTTCTTCGCGGATGCCGTCGACTCCGACCTCAAGCGGGACAATGCGAACATCAACACCGACGCGTCCATGGGCATCATGCTCAAACTCGGCGCGGAGGGCGCGAAGCACTTTGTCGACAACTACGTCCTCGACGAGCGTTACGCTGCTGCCGACCGCGAGAACTTCATCCACATTCACGACAAGGACTTCTCACTCATCACGTTCAACTGTTGCCAGATCGACCTGCTCAAACTGTTCCGCGGCGGTTTCTCCACGGGACACGGCTTCCTGCGTGAGCCAAACTCCATCCGCGCGTACGCGAGCCTCGCGTGCATCGCCATCCAGTCGAACCAGAACGATATGTTCGGCGGGCAGAGCATCAACGCATTTGACTATGCGATGGCGGACGGCGTGAAAAAGTCGTTCCGCAAGGCGGTTGTGGAGGAGGCGTGGAAGGCACTGCTCTACCGTCTCGGACGCGGGCATTTCACACACGACGCATTCAAAAAGGCACTGCGTGAGGAGCTCGACTTTGCCGTTTGCATTTACGCGGAAAAGCAGGACGACGAACGCGCGGAGAAGGCGCGTGCCGAGCTCCTGCGTGCCCTGCACGCCGTCTACAGCGCGGCGTTCGAGACCCCCGTGGCGCAGGAAATGGAGGCGGATGCACGCACCGTCTATCAGCTCGCGTGTGAGAGCGTCGAGGAGGAGACCCATCAGGCGATGGAGGCGCTCATCCACAACTTTAACACGCTGCACTCCCGCGCGGGCGCACAGGTGCCGTTCAGCTCCATCAACTACGGCATGGACACATCGCCCGAGGGGCGGCTTGTCGTCCGCGAGGTCTTAAATGCCATTTGGAGCGGGCTTGGCAACGGTGAGACGGCGATCTTCCCGATCTCCGTCTTTCAGCTCAAGGCGGGTGTCAACTACAACCCAGAGGATCCGAACTACGACCTCTTTATCGAAGCCTGCCGCGTCAGCGCACGCCGCCTGTTCCCGAACTTCGTCAACCTCGACGCGCCGTACAACCTTCAGTACTACAAGCCGGGGGACTACAACAGCTATGTCGCCACAATGGGCTGCCGCACGCGCGTCATGAGCAACGTCAACGGCCCCGAGCAGTCGGGCAGTCGCGGCAACTTCTCCTTTACCACGATCAACCTGCCGAAGCTCGCACTGGAGGCAAAGGGCGACCTCGATAAGTTCTGGGAGCTGTACGATCACTACATCGACCTCTGCCACGACTACCTGCTCGACCGCTCGAAGATCATCGAGGAAAAACACGTCTACAACTATCCGTTCCTCATGGGACAGGGCGTCTGGCTGGACAGCGAAAAGATGAGCCCCGTCGACTCGATTCGGGATCTTCTCAAACACGCTTCGTACTCCATCGGTTTCTGCGGCCTTGCCGAGTGCCTTGTCGCACTCACGGGCAAGCACCACGGTGAGAGTGCGGCGGCGCAGGAGCTCGGGCTGAAGATCGTCGGACACATGAGGGAGCGCACCGATGCGTACACCGAGGCGGAGCACCGCAACTGGTCAACGTTCGGCACGCCGGCGGAGAGCACGGCGGGGCAGTTCCAGCGTGCGAACAAGAAGGCGTACGGCATCGTTCCGGGTGTCACCGATCGCTCCTACATGACGAACTCCAGTCATGTCCCCGTCTACTACGACATCAGCGCCTATGACAAGATCTGCATCGAGGCGCCGTACCACGCGCTTGAGAATGCGGGGCACATCGCCTACATCGAGATGGACGGCGACCCCTCGAAGAACGTCAAGGCATTCGAGAAGGTCGTCCGCGCCATGCACGATGCGAACATGGGCTACTTCTCCATCAACCACCCCGTCGACCGCGACCCCGTCTGCGGCTACACGGGGCTCATCGAGAACGAGTGCCCGCACTGCCACCGCAAGGAAACCTCGTTCGGGACAATGACCGTGCCGCGTATGAGGGACTAA
- the trpS gene encoding tryptophan--tRNA ligase: protein MNDNTTAVSSRRKIILSGIQPTGTFTLGNYLGAVKNWRHLQEEYDCYYFVADLHALTVYHDPAERRRASRAAFALLLACGLAPDQSLVFIQSHVPAHAQMGWMLSCLSPFGDLSRMTQFKDKSAKHPEDINAGLFTYPALMAGDILLYQADYVPVGADQTQHLEFTRNVAARFNHVYGETFRLPEGYYPKAGARVMSLQDPTAKMSKSDENAKATIYILDDEKTILKKFKSAVTDSAAEVAFREGKDGINNLMTIYAAVTGKTMEEITAEFAGKGYGDFKTAVGTVVADELRPVRENYARLMEDKAYLDAEIAKGAERAAHIAEKTLRKTMRKMGLC from the coding sequence ATGAACGACAATACAACAGCAGTCAGCTCCCGCCGCAAGATCATCCTGAGCGGCATTCAGCCCACCGGCACATTCACCCTCGGCAACTATCTCGGGGCGGTGAAGAACTGGCGGCACCTGCAGGAGGAGTATGACTGCTATTATTTTGTCGCCGATCTGCACGCGCTGACGGTCTACCACGATCCCGCCGAGCGCCGCAGGGCGAGCCGTGCGGCGTTTGCACTGCTGCTCGCGTGCGGGCTCGCCCCCGACCAAAGTCTCGTCTTTATCCAGAGCCATGTCCCCGCGCACGCGCAGATGGGATGGATGCTCTCGTGTCTCAGCCCGTTCGGCGATCTCTCGCGCATGACGCAGTTCAAGGACAAGTCCGCGAAGCATCCCGAGGACATCAACGCGGGGCTATTCACATATCCGGCGCTGATGGCGGGTGACATCCTGCTCTATCAGGCGGACTATGTGCCCGTCGGCGCGGATCAGACGCAGCACCTTGAGTTCACGCGCAATGTCGCGGCACGGTTCAACCATGTGTACGGCGAGACGTTCCGTCTGCCCGAGGGGTACTACCCGAAGGCGGGCGCACGCGTCATGAGCCTCCAAGACCCCACGGCAAAGATGAGCAAGTCGGACGAGAATGCAAAGGCGACGATCTACATCCTCGACGATGAGAAGACGATCCTCAAAAAGTTCAAGTCCGCCGTGACGGACAGCGCGGCAGAGGTCGCGTTCCGCGAGGGCAAAGACGGCATCAACAACCTAATGACAATCTACGCCGCCGTCACGGGCAAAACGATGGAGGAAATCACGGCGGAGTTCGCAGGAAAAGGCTACGGCGACTTCAAGACCGCCGTCGGCACGGTGGTCGCGGACGAGCTGCGCCCGGTGCGTGAGAACTACGCGCGCCTGATGGAAGACAAGGCGTATCTCGATGCGGAGATTGCAAAGGGCGCGGAGCGTGCCGCGCACATCGCGGAGAAGACGCTGCGGAAAACGATGCGGAAGATGGGTCTGTGCTGA
- a CDS encoding phosphocholine cytidylyltransferase family protein, which translates to MNARGGTAPRTAGSDGAHRVTRAVILAAGRGSRLAPLTDTLPKPLVPVSGVPIIATILDALHAAGISSITLVRGYRGEAFNALRETYPQIAFLDNPDWETSNNISSITLAGRAGLLEDSYVIEGDLYLANPAIITPTQTRTNYIAFPVESTDDWCFDTDASGKITHIDTASDHPCHQMLGLSYWTAADGARLADCANALYAEEQYRQLYWDEIALKYYLPEFSIHIRECTREDVWEIDTVEELRALEEQMKYMG; encoded by the coding sequence ATGAACGCGCGAGGAGGAACTGCACCGCGCACGGCAGGAAGTGACGGCGCACATCGCGTGACCCGCGCCGTTATTCTCGCGGCGGGACGCGGCTCGCGGCTCGCACCGCTGACGGATACGCTGCCGAAGCCGCTCGTCCCCGTCAGCGGCGTGCCAATCATCGCGACCATTCTCGATGCGCTTCATGCAGCGGGGATTTCGTCGATAACACTGGTACGTGGCTATCGCGGCGAGGCGTTCAACGCGCTCCGCGAAACGTACCCACAGATCGCATTTCTCGACAATCCCGACTGGGAAACGAGCAACAACATCTCGTCCATCACCCTCGCGGGGCGTGCGGGACTTCTGGAGGACAGCTATGTGATCGAGGGCGATCTCTACCTCGCCAATCCCGCCATCATCACACCCACGCAGACGCGCACGAACTACATCGCGTTTCCTGTCGAATCGACGGACGACTGGTGTTTTGACACGGATGCGAGCGGGAAAATCACGCACATTGATACGGCGAGCGACCATCCGTGCCATCAGATGCTCGGGCTGTCCTACTGGACGGCGGCGGACGGAGCGCGGCTGGCAGACTGTGCGAATGCGCTCTACGCCGAGGAGCAGTATCGTCAGCTCTACTGGGACGAGATTGCGTTGAAATACTATCTGCCAGAGTTCTCCATCCACATACGGGAGTGTACGCGGGAGGACGTGTGGGAGATTGATACGGTGGAGGAGCTGCGGGCATTGGAGGAGCAGATGAAGTATATGGGTTGA
- the aepX gene encoding phosphoenolpyruvate mutase, translating into MKRVYTCFCTDIIHAGHRNLLRAAAELGEVTVGVLSDAEMVRYNRFPTKTLAERIEMIRALPDVAEVVVQEHIMYDEILDRLRPDYVVHGSNWAQGPESSIRKNVLACLARYGGELIEPPYTENAEVRNIDWRMREQLAMPEARRGRLRRLLSIVPIVKTIEVHNGLTGLIAEKTVVENDGGLDQFDAMWVSSLCDSTSRGKPDIELVDLSDRIQTINEVMEVTTKPIILDMDTGGTAEHFAYNVRTLERIGVSAVIIEDKTGAKRNSLFGTEVAQTQDSIENFSEKIAAGKAAQRTEEFMIIARIESLILEKGLADARERAEAYVAAGADGIMIHSRAKSPDEVIAFCDAFHTQHPNVPIVAVPSSYNTITEAQLAAHGVRIVIYANQLTRAAFPAMEGAARSILTHHRAHEIDSTLLPIKDIIRLIDVM; encoded by the coding sequence ATGAAACGTGTATACACCTGCTTCTGCACCGACATCATCCACGCAGGGCATCGCAACCTCCTGCGTGCGGCGGCGGAGCTGGGCGAGGTGACGGTCGGCGTGCTCTCCGATGCGGAGATGGTGCGCTACAACCGCTTTCCGACCAAGACGCTCGCGGAGCGCATAGAGATGATTCGCGCCCTGCCCGATGTCGCGGAGGTTGTCGTGCAGGAGCACATCATGTACGACGAGATCCTTGACCGTCTGCGCCCCGACTACGTCGTGCACGGGAGCAACTGGGCGCAGGGGCCCGAGTCCTCCATCCGCAAGAACGTCCTCGCCTGCCTCGCACGCTATGGCGGCGAGCTGATCGAGCCGCCGTACACAGAGAACGCCGAGGTGCGCAACATCGACTGGCGGATGCGCGAACAGCTCGCCATGCCCGAGGCGCGGCGCGGACGGCTGCGCCGCCTCCTCTCCATCGTCCCCATCGTTAAGACCATCGAAGTACACAACGGGCTGACGGGGCTGATTGCCGAAAAGACGGTTGTGGAGAACGACGGCGGCCTCGACCAGTTCGACGCGATGTGGGTCTCAAGCCTCTGTGATTCGACCTCACGCGGCAAGCCCGACATCGAGCTGGTCGATCTCTCCGACCGCATCCAGACCATCAACGAGGTCATGGAGGTGACAACGAAGCCCATCATCCTCGACATGGACACGGGCGGCACAGCGGAGCATTTCGCCTACAACGTCCGCACACTGGAGCGCATCGGCGTGTCCGCCGTCATCATCGAGGACAAGACGGGCGCAAAGCGCAACTCCCTCTTCGGCACGGAGGTCGCGCAGACGCAGGATAGCATCGAGAACTTCTCCGAGAAGATCGCTGCGGGCAAGGCGGCACAGCGGACAGAGGAGTTCATGATCATCGCACGCATCGAGAGCCTGATTCTGGAAAAAGGATTGGCGGACGCACGCGAACGCGCGGAGGCCTACGTTGCGGCGGGCGCGGACGGCATCATGATCCACTCGCGTGCGAAGTCCCCCGACGAGGTCATTGCGTTCTGCGATGCGTTCCACACACAGCATCCGAACGTCCCCATCGTCGCCGTTCCCTCCTCCTACAACACAATCACGGAGGCACAGCTCGCAGCGCACGGCGTACGCATCGTCATCTACGCGAACCAACTCACGCGGGCGGCATTCCCCGCCATGGAGGGCGCGGCACGCTCCATCCTCACACACCACCGCGCACACGAGATCGACAGCACGCTGCTGCCGATCAAGGACATCATCCGACTGATTGATGTCATGTAA
- a CDS encoding 2-aminoethylphosphonate aminotransferase, which yields MNIKRNILLNPGPATTTDTVKAAQLVPDICPREREFGQLMRDLGSNLLKVVHANEAEWTTVLFCGSGTICMDACVSSLIPADGKLLIVNNGAYSARAAEMARAYAVPHIDLQFPIDGLPDLELVERTLIEHPDITAVYTTHQETGTGILNPVREIGACAHAHGALMIADTISTYAMIPFTVNEMNIDVCMSSAQKGIQGMTGLSYVLAKKSVLTAAKSYPVRSYYTNLVMQYEGFEQTGEMRFTPPVQTVYAAKRALAEYFAEGAAKKWARHTRTINAIHEGLAALGLTEAIPREIQSGLVVAVEYPANFDFMRVHDYCYERGYTIYPGKMQTASTFRLCALGAIDEADIRGFFRVFEEALKA from the coding sequence ATGAACATCAAACGCAACATTCTCCTCAATCCCGGTCCTGCGACCACCACGGACACCGTCAAGGCGGCGCAGCTCGTCCCCGACATCTGCCCGCGCGAGCGGGAGTTCGGGCAGCTGATGCGCGATCTCGGCAGCAATCTGTTAAAGGTCGTCCACGCGAATGAAGCGGAGTGGACGACCGTCCTTTTCTGCGGCTCGGGCACGATCTGCATGGACGCGTGCGTCAGCTCGCTCATCCCTGCGGACGGAAAACTCCTCATCGTCAACAACGGGGCGTATTCCGCGCGGGCGGCAGAGATGGCGCGCGCCTACGCCGTTCCGCATATCGACCTACAGTTTCCGATTGACGGGCTGCCCGACCTCGAACTGGTGGAGCGCACGCTCATCGAGCACCCCGACATCACCGCCGTCTACACAACGCATCAGGAGACGGGTACAGGCATCCTGAACCCCGTGCGGGAGATCGGCGCATGCGCCCACGCACACGGGGCACTCATGATCGCAGACACGATCTCGACCTACGCGATGATTCCGTTCACCGTGAACGAAATGAACATCGACGTGTGTATGTCCTCGGCGCAGAAGGGCATCCAAGGTATGACGGGACTTTCATACGTCCTTGCCAAAAAATCCGTGCTGACTGCCGCAAAGTCCTATCCCGTGCGCTCGTACTACACGAATCTCGTCATGCAGTATGAGGGATTCGAGCAGACGGGCGAGATGCGCTTTACCCCGCCCGTGCAGACCGTCTATGCAGCAAAGCGTGCGCTCGCCGAATACTTCGCCGAGGGCGCGGCGAAAAAATGGGCACGCCATACGCGCACAATCAACGCCATCCACGAGGGTCTTGCGGCGCTCGGGCTAACGGAAGCGATTCCCCGCGAAATCCAGTCGGGGCTCGTCGTTGCGGTGGAATACCCTGCGAACTTTGACTTTATGCGCGTCCATGACTACTGCTACGAGCGCGGCTATACGATCTACCCCGGCAAGATGCAGACCGCATCGACATTCCGCCTCTGTGCGCTTGGTGCGATTGACGAAGCGGACATCCGAGGCTTCTTCCGCGTGTTTGAGGAAGCGCTGAAGGCTTAG
- a CDS encoding sulfatase-like hydrolase/transferase → MTDDFTVFWQNNARAQELFDDLLARAERNAYDDDFLAALAAYREAECLLRGGTDAPNADIFAAEYLLAQGEAEDAALCGERAFRSRPVEPRVWRVLARAYAALGRYADALIMQGYPLNFFKVPISLDMPASVLTPATLDRLSRATGKAAYAPYALSRMTYTAETGLTARSTVFFEEFLPVSEHIAPHYYVGAYTDQEIHGNKRWLMNAIRNVPGLAENVGGDFTFDIMRGTRASGEVCIDIAEGAQAIIPIYGTADGQSLTAQSETVCDDIRLNPATPNFFRLDETTHFRSDADVIIGTPIHLGHSPARRKLVLNILVDALPWTLLRTDFASHMPATAHFFARGTIFDRHFSVCEYTYPSLPTIETGMYPHHTGIFNEWAAIELDPTFVTIAERARASGYATANLMSEGIGIWNGTSRGYDRLLVTPYRTLAYEGVERTIRYLDGCGAADHFIFLHFNDVHPWSSELFQISTAAQMELSLAGRLAGEKKKIPSPYLRPSAFYQTAFWQAVHDTDRALGALFSYIEQHYAEGEYLVNLYSDHGVPIFSAEHYIVDTHMTGAAWMMRGAGVPAGIVADELTSAVDIYPTLAHLCGFPVGENVDGVLPRLFGGTGRDIAYSNSLYPLKPYFLAARSRTHTFCLETENVAAINGTVDLARATAAIYPNAHEREEGSAVDSPALRAFFYPRVRAFLQGIGSNGEQFPPPKEI, encoded by the coding sequence ATGACGGACGATTTCACCGTATTTTGGCAGAACAATGCGCGGGCGCAGGAGCTTTTTGACGACCTCCTCGCACGCGCGGAGCGAAATGCCTATGACGACGACTTCCTCGCCGCACTCGCCGCCTATCGGGAGGCGGAGTGTCTTTTGAGGGGGGGCACAGATGCGCCAAACGCGGACATCTTCGCGGCGGAGTATCTGCTCGCGCAGGGGGAGGCGGAGGACGCCGCGCTCTGCGGGGAACGCGCCTTTCGCAGCCGCCCCGTCGAGCCGCGTGTCTGGCGCGTGCTCGCACGTGCCTATGCTGCGCTCGGACGCTATGCGGATGCCCTCATCATGCAGGGCTATCCGCTGAACTTCTTCAAAGTCCCGATCTCCCTTGATATGCCTGCCTCTGTGCTGACCCCCGCGACCCTCGACCGGCTCTCGCGTGCAACGGGCAAGGCGGCCTATGCGCCCTATGCACTCAGCCGCATGACCTACACCGCCGAGACGGGGCTGACTGCCCGTTCGACGGTGTTCTTCGAGGAGTTTCTGCCCGTCTCGGAGCATATCGCACCGCATTACTACGTCGGCGCATACACGGATCAGGAGATACATGGCAACAAACGATGGCTGATGAACGCGATCCGAAACGTGCCGGGGCTTGCCGAGAATGTCGGTGGAGACTTCACGTTCGACATCATGCGCGGCACACGCGCATCGGGAGAGGTGTGCATTGACATCGCAGAGGGTGCGCAGGCAATTATTCCGATCTACGGCACGGCGGACGGACAGTCTCTCACGGCACAGTCGGAGACGGTATGCGACGACATCCGTCTGAATCCTGCAACGCCGAATTTTTTCCGTCTGGATGAGACGACACACTTCCGCTCCGACGCAGACGTCATTATCGGTACGCCAATTCACCTCGGACACAGCCCCGCACGCCGAAAACTCGTCCTCAACATTCTTGTGGATGCCCTTCCGTGGACGCTGCTGCGCACGGACTTCGCGTCGCACATGCCCGCTACAGCGCATTTCTTTGCACGTGGCACGATCTTTGATCGGCACTTTTCGGTATGCGAGTACACCTATCCCTCGCTCCCGACCATCGAGACGGGGATGTACCCGCACCATACGGGCATCTTCAACGAATGGGCGGCGATTGAACTGGATCCGACCTTCGTCACCATTGCCGAGCGGGCGCGTGCATCGGGCTATGCCACAGCGAATCTCATGAGCGAGGGCATCGGCATATGGAACGGTACGTCGCGCGGCTATGACCGTCTGCTGGTCACCCCCTACCGCACGCTCGCCTATGAGGGCGTGGAGCGCACGATCCGCTATCTCGACGGCTGCGGCGCGGCGGATCACTTCATCTTTCTGCATTTCAACGACGTGCACCCTTGGAGCAGCGAGCTGTTCCAGATCTCTACCGCCGCGCAAATGGAGCTGTCGCTCGCGGGTCGGCTCGCGGGTGAAAAGAAAAAAATACCCAGCCCCTACTTGCGCCCGAGTGCATTTTACCAAACCGCATTTTGGCAGGCGGTACACGATACGGATCGCGCACTCGGCGCACTGTTCTCCTATATCGAGCAGCACTATGCAGAGGGAGAATATCTCGTGAATCTGTACTCCGATCACGGCGTACCGATCTTCAGTGCGGAACACTATATCGTGGATACCCATATGACAGGTGCGGCATGGATGATGCGTGGGGCGGGCGTACCGGCGGGGATCGTCGCGGACGAACTGACGAGTGCAGTCGATATTTACCCGACGCTTGCCCACCTCTGCGGCTTTCCCGTGGGGGAGAATGTGGACGGCGTGCTCCCGCGTCTTTTTGGTGGCACGGGACGCGACATCGCCTACAGCAACTCGCTCTATCCGCTCAAACCCTACTTCCTCGCGGCGCGATCGCGTACCCATACGTTCTGTTTGGAAACCGAGAATGTTGCCGCCATCAACGGAACAGTCGATCTCGCGCGTGCTACGGCCGCTATCTATCCGAACGCACACGAACGCGAGGAGGGCAGTGCGGTAGACAGCCCCGCACTGCGGGCGTTCTTCTATCCGCGTGTCCGCGCATTTTTGCAGGGGATTGGGAGCAATGGCGAGCAGTTCCCCCCACCGAAGGAGATATAG